The following proteins come from a genomic window of Acidimicrobiia bacterium:
- the selD gene encoding selenide, water dikinase SelD: MTATERSPARPPAPVRLTRFSHGAGCGCKLSPADLRTVLGLVRTPPAADTDLLVGFETADDAAVYRLRDDLAVVVTTDFFTPIVDDPFEWGRIAATNALSDVYAMGGTPTLALNLVAWPREGLDFALLARVLDGGATAATDAGCVIAGGHSIDDAEPKYGLAVVGTVHPDAILTNRAARAGDALVLTKPIGLGVLATALKRDGATEAHLRDAITVMTTLNAGARDAALEVGVHAATDVTGFGLAGHLLELVRGSGVGAEIDATAVPVIDGVRELLAAGMVAGGTQRNHAFVDDAVDWGALSLDEQYLLADAQTSGGLLLSVAPERADALVAALRARATPAAAIIGHTTAAHAGTICVR; the protein is encoded by the coding sequence ATGACCGCGACCGAACGTTCGCCGGCACGCCCGCCGGCACCGGTCCGCCTCACGCGCTTCTCGCACGGCGCGGGCTGCGGCTGCAAGCTCTCGCCCGCGGACCTGCGCACGGTGCTCGGTCTCGTTCGCACGCCGCCCGCCGCGGACACGGATCTGCTCGTCGGCTTCGAGACCGCAGACGACGCCGCCGTCTACCGCTTGCGCGACGACCTCGCGGTCGTCGTCACCACCGACTTCTTCACGCCGATCGTCGACGACCCGTTCGAATGGGGCCGCATCGCCGCGACGAACGCGCTCTCCGACGTCTACGCGATGGGCGGCACACCGACACTCGCGCTCAACCTCGTCGCGTGGCCGCGTGAGGGTCTCGACTTCGCGTTGCTCGCGCGCGTGCTCGACGGCGGCGCGACCGCGGCAACCGACGCCGGTTGCGTGATCGCGGGGGGCCATTCGATCGACGACGCGGAACCGAAGTACGGGCTCGCGGTCGTCGGCACCGTCCATCCGGACGCGATCCTCACGAACCGCGCCGCGCGCGCCGGCGACGCGCTCGTGCTCACGAAGCCGATCGGACTCGGCGTGCTCGCGACCGCGCTGAAGCGCGACGGCGCAACCGAAGCCCATCTCCGCGATGCGATCACGGTGATGACGACGTTGAACGCCGGCGCGCGCGACGCCGCGCTCGAGGTCGGCGTGCACGCGGCCACCGACGTGACCGGCTTCGGTCTCGCCGGTCACCTGCTCGAGCTCGTGCGCGGGTCGGGCGTCGGCGCCGAGATCGATGCGACGGCGGTGCCGGTGATCGACGGCGTGCGCGAGCTCCTCGCCGCCGGCATGGTCGCGGGGGGAACGCAACGCAACCACGCGTTCGTCGACGACGCGGTCGACTGGGGTGCACTGTCGCTCGACGAGCAGTACCTGCTGGCCGACGCGCAGACGTCGGGCGGGTTGCTGCTGTCGGTCGCACCCGAGCGCGCCGACGCGCTCGTCGCCGCGCTGCGCGCACGCGCGACGCCGGCCGCCGCGATCATCGGGCACACGACCGCGGCGCACGCGGGCACGATCTGCGTCCGTTGA
- the soxR gene encoding redox-sensitive transcriptional activator SoxR, giving the protein MTSDELSIGEVADRTGVAVSAIRFYEQEALIAARRSDGGQRRFHRDVLRRIAFVRVAQRVGLTLDEIRAALDQLPAGRTPTKSDWARLSRAWRPQLDEQIAVLQRLRDDLDSCIGCGCLSLKECALYNRDDAAAALGTGPRYLLGNTPDDIG; this is encoded by the coding sequence ATGACCTCCGACGAGCTCTCCATCGGCGAGGTCGCCGACCGCACCGGTGTCGCGGTCTCGGCGATCCGCTTCTACGAGCAGGAGGCGCTGATCGCCGCACGCCGCAGCGACGGCGGTCAGCGCCGGTTCCACCGCGACGTGCTGCGGCGCATCGCCTTCGTGCGGGTCGCGCAGCGCGTCGGGCTCACGCTCGACGAGATCCGGGCCGCGCTCGACCAGCTTCCTGCGGGCCGCACGCCGACGAAGTCCGACTGGGCGCGGCTCTCGCGTGCCTGGCGGCCGCAGCTCGACGAGCAGATCGCGGTGTTACAGCGACTGCGCGACGACCTCGACTCGTGCATCGGCTGCGGCTGCCTCTCGCTCAAGGAGTGCGCGCTCTACAACCGCGACGACGCGGCCGCGGCGCTCGGCACCGGCCCGCGCTATCTCCTCGGCAACACCCCCGACGACATCGGTTGA
- a CDS encoding acyl-CoA dehydrogenase family protein yields MTDSSSSARGDAEGAVEAAAGVVARAAGRLAELAADGTRISVDRLDQHQVLAYDLAHAAAATEGSRVMLEYAQHGELESMLARAYVADAVSDIAARLVGRESVWGSGLDALAGAMPFVEAHRAPSFLAELGDATAQHGTGPGHLSDDFELVAETFRRFADDRIRPVAEHVHRTNGDVPEELITGLAELGGFGLSVPEEYDGFASGGESDYLGMVVSTEELSRGSLGIGGSLITRPEILTRALVTGGTEEQKRRWLPRVATGELMAGIMVTEPDYGSDVAGVSVTATPVDGGWHINGVKTWATFAGRANVIMLLARTDPDRSKGHRGLSVFVVEKEPVAGHSFRFEQPHGGVLDGRAIDTIGYRGMHSFEVSFSDWFVPAENLVGGEEGRGRGFYLQMAGFENGRLQTAARAVGLMQAAFEAGIAYAQERKVFGRAVFDYELTKVKLARMAALIQGGRQFAYAVARQMANGEGTLEASMVKAYVCRAAEWVTREAMQIHGGMGYAEEFPVSRYYVDARVLSIFEGADETLCLRVIARRLAEQALASHS; encoded by the coding sequence ATGACCGACAGCTCATCTTCCGCGCGGGGTGACGCCGAGGGTGCGGTCGAGGCCGCGGCCGGGGTCGTCGCGCGCGCCGCGGGCCGGCTCGCCGAGCTCGCCGCCGACGGCACGCGCATCTCGGTGGACCGGCTCGACCAGCACCAGGTGCTGGCGTACGACCTCGCGCACGCCGCGGCGGCAACCGAGGGCAGCCGCGTGATGCTCGAGTACGCGCAGCACGGCGAGCTCGAGTCGATGCTCGCGCGCGCGTACGTGGCCGACGCGGTGAGCGACATCGCGGCGCGTCTCGTCGGACGCGAATCGGTCTGGGGCAGCGGGCTCGACGCGTTGGCGGGCGCGATGCCGTTCGTCGAAGCGCACCGCGCGCCGTCGTTCCTCGCGGAGCTCGGCGACGCGACCGCTCAGCACGGCACCGGACCGGGACACCTGTCGGACGACTTCGAGCTCGTCGCCGAGACCTTCCGCCGCTTCGCCGACGACCGCATCCGTCCGGTCGCCGAGCACGTGCACCGCACGAACGGCGACGTCCCCGAAGAGCTCATCACCGGACTCGCCGAGCTCGGCGGGTTCGGCCTGTCGGTCCCGGAGGAGTACGACGGGTTCGCGTCGGGCGGCGAGAGCGACTACCTCGGCATGGTCGTGTCGACCGAGGAGCTGTCGCGCGGGTCGCTCGGCATCGGCGGCTCGCTCATCACGCGACCGGAGATCCTCACGCGCGCGCTCGTGACCGGCGGCACGGAAGAGCAGAAGCGGCGTTGGTTGCCGCGCGTCGCGACGGGCGAGCTGATGGCCGGGATCATGGTGACCGAGCCCGACTACGGCTCCGATGTGGCGGGCGTGTCGGTCACCGCAACGCCGGTCGACGGCGGTTGGCACATCAACGGCGTGAAGACGTGGGCGACATTCGCCGGCCGCGCGAACGTCATCATGCTGCTCGCGCGCACCGACCCCGACCGCAGCAAGGGCCATCGCGGGCTGTCGGTGTTCGTCGTCGAGAAGGAGCCGGTCGCGGGTCACAGCTTCCGGTTCGAGCAGCCGCACGGCGGCGTGCTCGACGGCCGCGCGATCGACACGATCGGCTACCGCGGCATGCATTCGTTCGAGGTGTCGTTCTCGGACTGGTTCGTGCCCGCCGAGAACCTCGTCGGCGGCGAGGAGGGTCGGGGCCGCGGCTTCTACCTCCAGATGGCCGGCTTCGAGAACGGCCGTCTGCAGACCGCGGCGCGCGCGGTGGGACTCATGCAGGCCGCGTTCGAGGCGGGCATCGCGTACGCGCAGGAACGCAAGGTGTTCGGTCGCGCGGTGTTCGACTACGAGCTCACGAAGGTGAAGCTCGCGCGCATGGCCGCGCTGATCCAGGGTGGTCGTCAGTTTGCGTACGCGGTCGCGCGGCAGATGGCGAACGGCGAGGGAACGCTCGAGGCGTCGATGGTGAAGGCGTACGTGTGCCGCGCCGCGGAGTGGGTGACGCGCGAGGCGATGCAGATCCACGGCGGCATGGGCTACGCGGAGGAGTTCCCGGTGTCGCGCTACTACGTCGACGCGCGTGTGCTGTCGATCTTCGAGGGCGCCGACGAGACGCTGTGCCTGCGCGTCATCGCGCGCCGCCTCGCCGAGCAGGCGTTGGCCTCGCACTCGTAG
- a CDS encoding NlpC/P60 family protein has translation MLRTEPAIRHNVAARKRPRGLGRLSVLLAVALLGGMIAPFANSAFATSPLDQKRAEASHLANEIDANNNRIDVLDEQYNASVLKVAQLNKQIATAKASLKTAQRHTDHLRDQVRSRAADLYMSSRSGTLFPQLDAKNAQQVASRTTYTAAAASHDSTLLSSLRTATAQFNSKQKSLTEARDKAATASHRLSSTRDAIQSANSKAQNLLTQVKGQIGTLVKQQQEAEAAAARAAARARLEHEAELQRERSSGGSSGHYEAPPTNLPPPSGRAATAVSVAEAQVGKPYRYAAAGPSEFDCSGLVMYAWAHAGVSMVHSSAGQYTEFPHVPISQLAPGDLVFFGSPIHHVGMYVGRGTMVEAPHTGAFVKYSSIYRDDYTGAARP, from the coding sequence ATGTTGCGAACGGAACCGGCAATCCGCCACAACGTCGCCGCCCGCAAGCGCCCTCGGGGCCTCGGTCGGCTCAGTGTGCTTCTCGCGGTCGCGCTTCTCGGCGGCATGATCGCGCCGTTCGCGAACAGTGCGTTCGCGACCAGCCCGCTCGATCAGAAGCGCGCCGAAGCGTCGCACCTCGCGAACGAGATCGACGCGAACAACAACCGCATCGACGTGCTCGACGAGCAGTACAACGCGTCGGTGTTGAAGGTCGCGCAGCTGAACAAGCAGATCGCTACGGCGAAGGCGAGCTTGAAGACCGCGCAGCGGCACACCGATCACCTGCGTGACCAAGTGCGCTCGCGCGCCGCCGACCTCTACATGAGCTCGCGTTCCGGAACGCTCTTCCCGCAGCTCGACGCGAAGAACGCGCAGCAGGTCGCCTCGCGCACGACCTACACCGCCGCCGCGGCTTCGCACGACAGCACGTTGCTCTCGAGCCTGCGCACCGCGACCGCGCAGTTCAACTCGAAGCAGAAGTCGCTCACCGAAGCGCGCGACAAGGCGGCGACCGCGAGTCATCGACTCTCGAGCACGCGTGACGCGATCCAGTCGGCGAACTCGAAGGCACAGAACCTGCTCACGCAGGTGAAGGGTCAGATCGGCACGCTCGTCAAGCAGCAGCAGGAAGCCGAGGCCGCGGCGGCACGGGCCGCGGCACGCGCCCGGCTCGAGCACGAGGCCGAGCTCCAGCGCGAGCGGTCGTCCGGCGGTTCGTCCGGGCACTACGAGGCGCCGCCGACGAACCTGCCGCCGCCGAGCGGCCGGGCCGCCACCGCGGTGTCGGTCGCCGAAGCCCAGGTCGGCAAGCCGTACCGCTACGCCGCCGCGGGACCTTCGGAGTTCGACTGCTCCGGGCTCGTGATGTACGCCTGGGCCCACGCCGGCGTGTCGATGGTCCACTCGTCGGCCGGTCAGTACACCGAGTTCCCGCACGTGCCGATCAGCCAACTGGCGCCGGGCGACCTGGTGTTCTTCGGGAGTCCGATCCACCACGTCGGCATGTACGTGGGCAGGGGCACGATGGTCGAGGCACCGCATACCGGTGCGTTCGTGAAGTACTCGAGCATCTACCGCGACGATTACACCGGCGCCGCACGTCCCTGA
- a CDS encoding MBL fold metallo-hydrolase has translation MAAATPTNTLHEIADGVLVWLQPGGESGVSNAGVVIDDDGVTVIDTMMVRSQWEPFAAAVQALQRPISRLVLTHAHVDHVGGTRAFPTPKVLGSLQTSQLLEGAMPIDAYKSFMPAFTDEFDDLDELGTRQVTHLVTDAARLSARVEVIPASGHTAGDLLVLVEDADVLFAGDLCFFGVTPLAFQGDPRAWADVLDAVVGLATTIVPGHGPIGGEPELRALQGYLRACVAAKGDENAIPPGPWDDWLERDRDAINVQRAALLARGEDVMPPAMLKAIGLL, from the coding sequence GTGGCCGCTGCGACCCCGACGAACACGCTGCACGAGATCGCCGACGGGGTGCTCGTGTGGCTCCAGCCCGGCGGAGAATCCGGCGTCAGCAACGCCGGCGTCGTCATCGACGACGACGGCGTCACCGTCATCGACACGATGATGGTGCGCTCGCAGTGGGAGCCGTTCGCGGCCGCCGTGCAGGCGCTGCAGCGGCCGATCTCGCGCCTCGTGCTCACGCACGCGCACGTCGACCACGTCGGCGGCACGCGCGCGTTCCCGACACCGAAGGTGTTGGGTTCGCTGCAGACGAGCCAGCTGCTCGAGGGCGCGATGCCGATCGACGCGTACAAGTCGTTCATGCCCGCGTTCACCGACGAGTTCGACGACCTCGACGAGCTCGGCACGCGTCAGGTGACGCACCTCGTGACCGATGCCGCGCGACTCAGTGCGCGCGTCGAGGTGATCCCCGCGTCGGGTCACACGGCAGGCGATCTGCTCGTGCTCGTCGAAGACGCCGACGTGCTCTTCGCGGGCGACCTCTGCTTCTTCGGTGTGACGCCCCTCGCCTTCCAAGGTGATCCGCGCGCGTGGGCCGACGTGCTCGACGCGGTCGTCGGGCTGGCGACGACGATCGTGCCCGGGCACGGTCCGATCGGCGGCGAGCCCGAACTGCGCGCGCTCCAGGGTTATCTGCGCGCGTGCGTCGCGGCGAAGGGCGACGAGAACGCGATCCCGCCGGGCCCGTGGGACGACTGGCTCGAGCGCGATCGCGACGCGATCAACGTGCAGCGCGCCGCACTGCTCGCGCGCGGCGAGGACGTCATGCCGCCCGCGATGCTCAAGGCAATAGGGCTGCTCTGA
- a CDS encoding MaoC family dehydratase — translation MTIYERPFGRYYEDFEPGDVYKHWPGKTITEADDHLFCMITMNHHPLHTDAWFAETQTQFGKNVVVGNLVYSLVLGMSVPDVSGACIANLEVETLQHKRPTFHGDTIYAETRVLERVESSSKPDRGIVSVETFGFNQRGEEVCYFRRKLMVYKRDAAPPRQRPYTNDERA, via the coding sequence ATGACGATCTACGAGCGGCCGTTCGGCCGGTACTACGAGGACTTCGAGCCCGGCGACGTGTACAAGCACTGGCCGGGCAAGACGATCACCGAGGCCGACGACCACCTCTTCTGCATGATCACGATGAACCACCATCCGCTGCACACCGACGCGTGGTTCGCGGAGACGCAGACGCAGTTCGGCAAGAACGTCGTCGTCGGGAACCTCGTCTACTCGCTCGTGCTCGGCATGAGCGTTCCCGACGTCAGCGGCGCGTGCATCGCGAACCTCGAAGTCGAGACATTGCAGCACAAGCGCCCGACGTTCCATGGCGACACCATCTACGCGGAGACGCGCGTGCTCGAGCGCGTCGAGTCGTCGAGCAAGCCCGACCGCGGCATCGTCTCCGTCGAGACGTTCGGCTTCAACCAGCGGGGCGAAGAGGTCTGCTACTTCCGCCGCAAGCTCATGGTCTACAAGCGCGACGCCGCGCCGCCGAGGCAGCGTCCGTACACGAACGACGAGCGCGCCTGA
- a CDS encoding acyl-CoA dehydrogenase family protein, whose product MITTDQETRDALVDTVRRFIARDVMPVASQMEHADEYPEAIVETMKQLGLFGLTIPEQYGGLGLDLLTYIGAVEELSYGWMSLSGVVNTHTIAASIISGHGTEEQKQRWLPRMATGELRGCLSLSESDAGSDTRNVSCKAVRDGDEYVITGTKMWVTNGERAGIVALAARTDEGISCFVVEKEPGARFGGITVSRDIGKLGYRGIETVEMVYDGHRVPADALLGDPGRGLSYILGALEVGRINIAARAVGLARAAFDASLQYAQERVTMGKPIAQHQAIQMKLADMATKLEAARLLTRRAAERRQAGERADVEAGMAKLFASETAFEIATEAMRIHGGVGYTTELPIERYYRDAPLMLIGEGTNEIQRIVIARGLLARGDTSS is encoded by the coding sequence ATGATCACCACCGATCAAGAGACGCGTGACGCGCTTGTCGACACCGTGCGCCGCTTCATCGCTCGCGACGTCATGCCCGTCGCGTCACAGATGGAGCACGCCGACGAATACCCCGAGGCGATCGTCGAGACGATGAAGCAGCTCGGACTGTTCGGCCTGACGATCCCCGAGCAGTACGGCGGGCTCGGTCTCGACCTCCTCACGTACATCGGCGCCGTCGAAGAGCTCTCGTACGGATGGATGTCGCTCTCGGGTGTCGTGAACACGCACACGATCGCGGCGAGCATCATCAGCGGGCACGGCACCGAGGAGCAGAAGCAACGGTGGTTGCCGCGCATGGCGACCGGTGAGCTGCGCGGCTGCCTGTCGCTCTCCGAGTCCGACGCGGGGAGCGACACGCGCAACGTGTCGTGCAAAGCCGTGCGCGACGGCGACGAGTACGTGATCACGGGCACGAAGATGTGGGTCACGAACGGCGAGCGTGCGGGCATCGTCGCGCTCGCGGCGCGCACCGACGAGGGCATCAGCTGCTTCGTCGTCGAGAAGGAGCCCGGCGCGCGCTTCGGTGGCATCACCGTGAGTCGCGACATCGGCAAGCTCGGCTACCGCGGCATCGAGACGGTCGAGATGGTCTACGACGGTCATCGCGTGCCTGCCGACGCGCTGCTCGGCGACCCCGGCCGCGGACTGTCCTACATCCTCGGTGCCCTCGAGGTCGGTCGCATCAACATCGCGGCCCGTGCCGTCGGCCTCGCCCGCGCCGCGTTCGACGCGTCGCTGCAGTACGCGCAGGAGCGCGTCACGATGGGCAAGCCGATCGCGCAGCACCAGGCGATCCAGATGAAGCTCGCCGACATGGCGACGAAGCTCGAAGCTGCGCGGCTGCTGACGCGCCGCGCCGCGGAACGGCGGCAGGCCGGCGAGCGCGCCGACGTCGAGGCGGGCATGGCGAAGCTGTTCGCGAGCGAGACCGCGTTCGAGATCGCGACCGAGGCGATGCGCATCCACGGCGGCGTCGGCTACACGACCGAGCTCCCGATCGAGCGCTACTACCGCGACGCACCGCTCATGCTGATCGGCGAGGGCACGAACGAGATCCAGCGCATCGTCATCGCGCGCGGACTGCTGGCCAGAGGAGACACGAGCTCATGA
- a CDS encoding CoA ester lyase has protein sequence MSERTRNLPRRTCHATPGSNEKMLGKAPGLGADQVFLDLEDSVSPLEKEAARAKVVRAINEQEWGETVLCVRVNAWDTEWTYRDVVTVCEEASERLDEIMLPKVQCAAEVQALDMLLTQIERVTGRQSRIGIEAQIETAQGLINVEEICAASDRLETIIFGPADFAASTEMPVLTGGVQIPEYPGDHFHYVFSKILMAGRANGLQVIDGPYLKIRDLDGLRDYAMRTRILGYDGKWSLHPDQVGVINDVYTPTQEQFDHAFDLLEAYEKATTEGERRGAVMFGDEMIDEASRKMATKFVGRGERAGMARSAS, from the coding sequence ATGTCGGAGCGCACCCGCAACCTGCCCCGCCGTACGTGCCACGCCACGCCCGGCTCGAACGAGAAGATGCTCGGCAAGGCGCCCGGTCTCGGCGCCGACCAGGTCTTCCTCGATCTCGAGGACAGCGTCTCGCCGCTCGAGAAGGAAGCCGCGCGCGCCAAGGTCGTCCGTGCGATCAACGAGCAGGAGTGGGGCGAGACCGTGCTCTGCGTGCGCGTGAACGCGTGGGATACGGAGTGGACGTACCGCGACGTCGTGACCGTGTGCGAAGAAGCGTCGGAGCGACTCGACGAGATCATGCTGCCGAAGGTGCAGTGCGCGGCCGAGGTGCAGGCGCTCGACATGCTGCTCACGCAGATCGAGCGCGTCACCGGACGGCAGAGCCGCATCGGCATCGAGGCGCAGATCGAGACCGCGCAGGGCCTCATCAACGTCGAGGAGATCTGCGCCGCGAGCGACCGACTCGAGACGATCATCTTCGGTCCCGCCGACTTCGCGGCGTCGACGGAGATGCCGGTCCTCACGGGCGGCGTGCAGATCCCCGAGTACCCGGGCGACCACTTCCACTACGTGTTCTCGAAGATCCTCATGGCCGGGCGCGCGAACGGTCTCCAGGTGATCGACGGTCCGTACCTCAAGATCCGTGATCTCGACGGTCTGCGCGACTACGCCATGCGCACGCGCATCCTCGGTTACGACGGCAAGTGGTCGTTGCACCCCGACCAGGTCGGCGTCATCAACGACGTGTACACGCCGACGCAGGAGCAGTTCGACCACGCGTTCGATCTCCTCGAGGCGTACGAGAAGGCGACGACCGAGGGCGAGCGCCGCGGCGCGGTGATGTTCGGCGACGAGATGATCGACGAGGCCAGCCGCAAGATGGCCACGAAGTTCGTGGGTCGCGGCGAGCGGGCCGGGATGGCGCGCAGCGCGTCGTGA
- a CDS encoding dienelactone hydrolase family protein codes for MGQMIDFRSNGGTAQGYLAIPESGSGPGVVIIQEWWGLNDQIRETCDSWAADGFVTLAPDLYHGVVTKEPDEAGKILMGLNLEQAAKDMVGAVDVLAAHDAVSSDGVAVMGFCAGGALALWLATLRPEKVRACAPYYGIIGFPATTPEWSKLAGPVQGHYAENDDYASPDAVAQFADELRALGKQVEIFTYPGTEHAFTNHQRPEVYAPEATQQAYARTKAFFRANL; via the coding sequence ATGGGCCAGATGATCGATTTCCGGAGCAACGGCGGCACCGCGCAGGGTTACCTCGCGATCCCGGAGTCGGGTTCCGGCCCCGGGGTCGTCATCATCCAGGAGTGGTGGGGCCTGAACGACCAGATCCGCGAGACGTGCGACTCGTGGGCGGCCGATGGCTTCGTCACCCTCGCACCCGACCTGTACCACGGCGTCGTCACGAAGGAACCGGACGAGGCCGGCAAGATCCTCATGGGTCTGAATCTCGAGCAGGCCGCGAAGGACATGGTCGGTGCGGTCGACGTGCTTGCCGCGCACGACGCGGTGTCGAGTGACGGTGTCGCGGTGATGGGCTTCTGCGCGGGCGGCGCGCTCGCGCTGTGGCTCGCGACGCTGCGTCCGGAGAAGGTGCGCGCGTGCGCGCCGTACTACGGGATCATCGGCTTTCCTGCGACGACTCCCGAATGGTCGAAGCTGGCGGGTCCGGTGCAAGGCCACTACGCGGAGAACGACGACTACGCGTCACCCGACGCGGTCGCGCAGTTCGCCGACGAGTTGCGCGCGCTCGGCAAGCAGGTCGAGATCTTCACGTATCCCGGTACGGAGCACGCGTTCACGAACCACCAGCGTCCCGAGGTCTACGCGCCCGAAGCGACGCAGCAGGCGTACGCCCGCACGAAGGCGTTCTTCAGAGCGAATCTCTAG
- a CDS encoding DUF459 domain-containing protein yields the protein MVDEPQPTSRRFRERQRRTRRQKRANTVGTLVTLAVVLLVALIATDTWRVGGHGPSLASGKTKPLPTAPSASNALAQLKTSHPARPLSHAAPLRLWVGGDSLAGDLGYQLGPMLTNTGVVSAHVDYKVSSGLASNAIRDWPANFTDENAQYQPESLVFMVGANDAPIVGTAKDASGQPAWEAKYRAKLDTMMDLLVGATHRTVFWIGSPTLGTKYDHGASEVDRVMREEAAKRPSIVYVDAYSLFSVNGEYSAYVNDASGERVRMRTGDGVHFTVAGAQFLAQKVYALLDSHWNLTTQAERSEPIPYTIEPKSGTIGGVHLTNHYHSTTTTAATVVTTAAPTTTKPTATTAAPTTTAPKHTTTTTAPKHGGSSTTTTHT from the coding sequence ATGGTCGACGAACCGCAACCAACCTCGCGACGCTTCCGCGAGCGACAGCGCCGCACGCGCCGGCAGAAGCGCGCCAACACCGTGGGCACGCTGGTGACGCTCGCGGTCGTGCTGCTCGTCGCGCTCATCGCGACCGACACGTGGCGCGTCGGCGGTCACGGCCCGTCGCTCGCGAGCGGCAAGACGAAACCGCTCCCGACGGCACCGAGCGCGAGCAATGCGCTCGCGCAGCTGAAGACGAGCCATCCGGCGCGACCGTTGAGCCACGCCGCGCCGCTGCGGCTCTGGGTCGGCGGCGACTCGCTCGCCGGCGACCTCGGTTACCAGCTCGGCCCGATGCTCACGAACACCGGCGTCGTGAGCGCGCACGTCGACTACAAGGTCTCGAGCGGCCTCGCGAGCAACGCGATACGCGACTGGCCCGCCAACTTCACCGACGAGAACGCGCAGTACCAGCCCGAGTCGCTCGTGTTCATGGTCGGCGCGAACGACGCACCGATCGTCGGTACCGCGAAGGACGCGAGCGGACAACCCGCGTGGGAGGCGAAGTACCGGGCGAAGCTCGACACGATGATGGACCTCCTCGTCGGCGCGACCCATCGCACCGTGTTCTGGATCGGCTCACCGACGCTCGGAACGAAGTACGACCATGGCGCCTCCGAGGTCGACCGCGTGATGCGCGAGGAAGCGGCGAAGCGACCGAGCATCGTCTACGTCGACGCGTACAGCCTGTTTTCCGTGAACGGCGAGTACTCCGCGTACGTGAACGACGCGAGCGGTGAGCGCGTGCGCATGCGCACCGGCGACGGCGTGCACTTCACGGTCGCGGGCGCGCAGTTCCTCGCGCAGAAGGTCTACGCGCTGCTCGACTCGCACTGGAACCTGACGACGCAGGCAGAGCGCAGCGAGCCGATCCCGTACACGATCGAACCGAAGAGCGGCACGATCGGCGGCGTGCACCTCACGAACCACTACCACTCCACGACGACGACCGCGGCAACGGTCGTGACGACCGCGGCACCGACGACGACGAAGCCGACCGCGACGACCGCGGCGCCGACCACCACCGCGCCGAAGCACACGACGACGACGACGGCTCCGAAACACGGCGGGTCCTCGACCACGACGACGCACACCTGA
- the solA gene encoding N-methyl-L-tryptophan oxidase, with translation MTRTDVVVIGAGVMGSAAAWRLAARGRSVVVLEQFERGHTRGSSHGGSRIFRYAYPDAEYVALARRARPLWSQLESETGARVIDVTGGVDHGAPVAVDAIADALAGAGLPFERWRADEAAERFPRLRFDGDVCFQPDAGRCRAADALAAFAGAALAHGVEWREHERVVAIEPHADGARVQTESATFDAAGVVVAAGAWAGGLVGLAPLRVTREHYVHLPPRDGTTTWPSFIHYREPFAAYGLETPGEGIKLGEHHSGPPLATPDAADEPAFAANATRRLLEYARDWIPGVEPRAVSEATCLYTSTANEDFVLDRVGPVIVCSPCSGHGFKFAPLVGEIVADLVDGRAAPARFRLGTRTLGL, from the coding sequence GTGACGCGCACCGACGTCGTCGTCATCGGCGCCGGCGTGATGGGATCGGCGGCGGCCTGGCGGCTCGCCGCTCGCGGCCGGTCGGTCGTCGTGCTCGAGCAGTTCGAACGGGGCCACACACGCGGAAGCTCGCACGGTGGCTCGCGCATCTTTCGCTACGCGTATCCCGACGCGGAGTACGTCGCGCTGGCGCGGCGCGCGCGACCGCTCTGGTCCCAGCTCGAGTCGGAAACGGGCGCGCGCGTCATCGACGTCACCGGTGGCGTCGACCACGGCGCGCCGGTCGCGGTCGACGCGATTGCCGACGCGCTCGCGGGCGCGGGTTTGCCGTTCGAACGCTGGCGCGCCGACGAAGCCGCCGAGCGATTCCCCAGGCTTCGCTTCGACGGCGACGTCTGCTTCCAGCCGGACGCGGGCCGCTGCCGCGCCGCGGACGCGCTCGCCGCGTTCGCGGGCGCCGCGCTCGCGCATGGCGTCGAGTGGCGTGAGCACGAACGCGTCGTCGCGATCGAACCGCACGCCGACGGTGCGCGCGTGCAGACCGAGTCGGCCACGTTCGACGCGGCCGGTGTCGTCGTCGCCGCGGGCGCGTGGGCCGGCGGGCTGGTGGGCCTCGCGCCGCTGCGGGTCACGCGCGAGCACTACGTGCACCTCCCGCCGCGCGATGGCACCACGACGTGGCCGTCGTTCATCCACTACCGCGAGCCGTTCGCGGCGTACGGGCTCGAGACGCCGGGTGAAGGCATCAAGCTCGGCGAGCATCACTCGGGTCCGCCGCTCGCGACGCCCGACGCCGCCGACGAGCCCGCGTTCGCCGCGAACGCGACGCGCCGCTTGCTCGAATACGCGCGCGACTGGATCCCGGGCGTCGAGCCGCGCGCGGTCTCCGAGGCGACCTGCCTCTACACGTCGACGGCGAACGAGGACTTCGTGCTCGACCGGGTCGGGCCCGTCATCGTCTGTTCACCGTGCTCCGGGCACGGCTTCAAGTTCGCGCCGCTCGTCGGCGAGATCGTCGCCGACCTCGTCGACGGCCGCGCCGCCCCCGCCCGCTTCCGCCTCGGCACCCGCACTCTCGGTCTCTAG